From the genome of Duffyella gerundensis, one region includes:
- the hisG gene encoding ATP phosphoribosyltransferase — MLDNTRLRIAMQKSGRLSDESRELLTRCGIKINLQEQRLIAFAENMPIDILRVRDDDIPGLVMDGVVDLGIIGENVLEEELLDRRAQGDDPRYFTLRRLDFGGCRLSLAMPVDEEYTGPQCLENARIATSYPHILKQYLDKKGIPFKSCLLNGSVEVAPRAGLADAICDLVSTGATLEANGLREVDVIYRSKAVLIQRDGEMSAAKQELIDKLMTRIQGVIKARESKYIMLHAPSDRLEEVIGLLPGAERPTVLPLAGDKSRVAMHMVSSETLFWETMEKLKALGASSILVLPIEKMME, encoded by the coding sequence ATGTTAGATAACACCCGTTTACGCATAGCTATGCAGAAATCTGGCCGTTTAAGCGATGAATCACGCGAATTGCTGACGCGCTGCGGCATCAAAATCAATCTGCAGGAGCAGCGTTTGATCGCCTTCGCTGAGAACATGCCTATCGATATCCTGCGCGTGCGCGATGACGATATTCCAGGTCTGGTGATGGACGGTGTGGTTGACCTCGGCATTATTGGCGAAAACGTACTCGAAGAAGAGTTGCTGGACCGTCGTGCTCAGGGCGATGATCCGCGTTACTTTACCCTGCGCCGCCTTGATTTCGGCGGCTGCCGTCTGTCGCTGGCGATGCCGGTTGATGAAGAGTACACCGGCCCGCAGTGTCTGGAAAACGCCCGCATCGCGACCTCCTATCCCCACATCCTGAAGCAATATCTGGACAAGAAAGGCATTCCTTTTAAATCCTGCCTGCTGAACGGTTCGGTTGAGGTGGCACCGCGTGCCGGTCTGGCCGATGCCATTTGCGATCTGGTCTCTACCGGCGCCACGCTGGAAGCCAATGGCCTGCGCGAAGTCGATGTTATTTATCGTTCCAAAGCGGTGCTGATTCAGCGTGACGGCGAAATGTCCGCCGCCAAGCAGGAGCTGATCGACAAGCTGATGACGCGCATTCAGGGCGTCATCAAAGCGCGCGAATCAAAATACATCATGCTGCACGCGCCAAGCGATCGTCTGGAAGAGGTGATTGGTCTGCTGCCGGGCGCTGAACGTCCAACCGTGCTGCCGCTGGCGGGCGACAAGAGCCGCGTGGCGATGCACATGGTCAGCAGCGAAACGCTGTTCTGGGAAACCATGGAAAAACTGAAGGCGCTGGGTGCCAGCTCCATTCTGGTATTGCCAATTGAGAAGATGATGGAGTAA
- the hisD gene encoding histidinol dehydrogenase: MSAFNTLIDWNQCSDEQQQRLLMRPAISASDAITQTVRTILDKVKAEGDDALRYYSATFDKTQVDALRVSQAEIDAASARLDDKVKQAMAIAVRNIETFHVAQQLPAVDIETQPGVRCQQVTRPVRSVGLYIPGGSAPLFSTVLMLATPARIAGCGRVVLCSPPPVADEILYAAQLCGVQEVFQVGGAQAIAALALGTESVPKVDKIFGPGNAWVTEAKRQVSQRLDGAAIDMPAGPSEVLVIADAEATPDFVASDLLSQAEHGPDSQVILLTPSAELATAVAEAVERQLAQLPRAETARKALESSRLIVARDLAQCIEISNRYGPEHLIIQTRQARDWVESITSAGSVFLGDWSPESAGDYASGTNHVLPTYGYTATCSSLGLADFQKRMTVQELTPQGFLQLAPTIETLAAAEQLIAHKNAVTLRVAALKEKA; this comes from the coding sequence ATGAGCGCATTCAATACCCTTATTGACTGGAATCAGTGCAGTGACGAGCAACAGCAACGTCTGCTGATGCGCCCGGCGATTTCTGCGTCTGATGCCATTACGCAGACGGTGCGCACCATCCTTGACAAGGTGAAAGCGGAAGGCGACGACGCCCTGCGTTATTACAGCGCCACCTTCGATAAAACTCAGGTCGATGCGTTGCGCGTGTCGCAGGCGGAGATCGACGCGGCGTCCGCGCGCCTTGATGACAAGGTCAAACAGGCGATGGCGATCGCCGTACGCAATATCGAGACCTTTCACGTCGCCCAGCAGCTGCCGGCTGTGGATATCGAAACGCAGCCTGGCGTGCGCTGCCAGCAGGTAACGCGCCCGGTGCGCTCGGTTGGCCTTTATATTCCTGGCGGCTCTGCGCCGCTATTTTCTACCGTATTAATGTTGGCGACGCCTGCCCGCATCGCCGGTTGTGGTCGCGTGGTGCTCTGTTCCCCGCCGCCAGTGGCTGATGAAATTCTGTATGCGGCACAGCTGTGTGGCGTCCAGGAAGTGTTTCAGGTTGGCGGCGCGCAGGCGATTGCTGCGCTGGCACTGGGTACCGAATCGGTGCCTAAAGTGGATAAGATCTTTGGCCCGGGTAACGCCTGGGTAACCGAAGCCAAGCGCCAGGTGAGCCAGCGTCTGGATGGCGCGGCGATCGATATGCCTGCGGGTCCATCTGAAGTGCTGGTGATTGCCGATGCTGAAGCCACACCCGATTTTGTCGCCTCCGATCTGCTTTCACAGGCGGAACACGGTCCCGATTCACAGGTGATTCTTCTCACGCCATCTGCCGAGCTGGCGACGGCGGTAGCTGAAGCAGTAGAGCGCCAGCTGGCGCAACTGCCGCGTGCGGAAACCGCCCGTAAGGCGCTGGAGAGCAGCCGCCTGATTGTGGCCCGCGATCTGGCGCAGTGCATAGAGATATCCAATCGCTACGGCCCTGAGCACCTGATCATCCAGACGCGCCAGGCGCGTGACTGGGTGGAGAGCATCACCAGCGCTGGTTCAGTGTTTCTCGGCGACTGGTCGCCCGAATCGGCAGGCGACTACGCCTCCGGCACCAACCACGTGCTGCCAACTTACGGTTATACCGCCACCTGCTCGAGCCTTGGCCTGGCCGATTTCCAGAAGCGTATGACGGTGCAGGAGCTGACGCCGCAGGGCTTTTTGCAGCTGGCGCCGACGATTGAAACCCTGGCTGCTGCCGAGCAGCTGATTGCCCACAAAAATGCCGTTACGCTGCGCGTTGCCGCCCTTAAGGAGAAAGCATGA
- the puuR gene encoding HTH-type transcriptional regulator PuuR, whose protein sequence is MSEVTLAPGRRLSQIRQEKGLSQRRVAELSGLTHSAISTIEQDKVSPAVSTLQKLLKVYNLSLSEFFSEPVIATAPKVVIRPEDLIDIGGQGVSLKLIHNGNALRTLAMLLETYEPGATTGEKIRHQGEETGTLLEGEIILTVGGQRYHLCAGESYVIDTGQPHSFSNLSATPCRIVSAHTPATF, encoded by the coding sequence ATGAGCGAAGTCACCCTGGCGCCCGGACGGCGCCTGTCGCAGATTCGTCAGGAAAAAGGTTTATCGCAGCGGCGCGTGGCCGAGCTTTCCGGGCTGACGCACAGCGCCATCAGCACCATTGAGCAGGACAAGGTTAGCCCGGCGGTAAGCACGCTGCAAAAGCTGCTCAAGGTCTATAACCTGTCGTTGTCGGAATTTTTCTCTGAACCGGTGATCGCCACAGCGCCAAAAGTGGTGATTCGGCCCGAGGATCTGATCGATATTGGCGGTCAGGGCGTCTCACTGAAGCTGATCCACAATGGTAATGCTCTGCGCACGCTGGCGATGCTGTTGGAAACCTATGAGCCCGGTGCCACCACCGGCGAGAAGATTCGGCATCAGGGAGAAGAGACCGGCACCCTGCTGGAGGGCGAAATTATCCTGACGGTTGGCGGCCAGCGTTATCACCTCTGTGCTGGCGAAAGTTATGTCATTGATACCGGGCAGCCGCACAGTTTCAGTAATCTGTCCGCAACGCCGTGCCGCATCGTTAGCGCCCACACGCCCGCCACGTTTTAG
- a CDS encoding SDR family oxidoreductase → MKKVAIVGLGWLGMPLAIALAARGWQVSGTKTTPDGVDAARRCGIDACQLELTPEIVCDADELESLLKVDVLIVTLPASRTVEGGEKYMQAVQNIVDSALAYNVPRILFTSSTSVYGKGAGVMKESSELVPETVAGKTLVELENWLHGLPNTSVDILRLAGLVGPNRHPGRFLAGKTDLQDGGQGVNLVHLDDVINAIILLLQTPKGGHVYNLCAPQHPARNQFYPTVAKQLGLTAPTFVADPGEPGKVIDGGKICHELGFEYSYSDPTVMPLG, encoded by the coding sequence ATGAAAAAGGTAGCGATTGTTGGCCTGGGTTGGCTGGGCATGCCGTTAGCCATAGCGCTGGCCGCGCGTGGCTGGCAGGTTAGCGGCACCAAAACCACGCCCGACGGTGTGGATGCCGCGCGCCGCTGTGGCATTGATGCCTGCCAGTTGGAACTGACACCTGAAATTGTGTGCGATGCCGATGAGCTCGAATCACTGCTTAAAGTGGATGTTCTGATTGTGACGCTGCCCGCCAGCCGCACGGTGGAAGGCGGGGAGAAATATATGCAGGCGGTGCAGAACATCGTCGATAGCGCGCTGGCTTACAACGTGCCGCGTATCCTGTTCACCAGCTCAACCTCGGTTTATGGCAAAGGTGCGGGCGTGATGAAAGAAAGCAGCGAGCTGGTGCCGGAAACCGTAGCGGGCAAAACGTTGGTGGAGCTGGAAAACTGGCTGCACGGTTTGCCAAATACCTCAGTGGATATTCTACGTCTGGCGGGGCTGGTGGGGCCCAATCGTCATCCGGGCCGCTTTCTTGCAGGCAAAACCGATCTGCAGGATGGCGGGCAGGGGGTCAATCTGGTGCACCTTGATGATGTGATCAATGCCATCATCCTGCTGCTGCAAACCCCAAAAGGCGGGCACGTTTATAACCTCTGCGCGCCTCAGCATCCGGCACGCAACCAGTTTTATCCGACAGTGGCAAAACAGCTGGGGTTGACCGCGCCCACCTTTGTCGCCGATCCGGGTGAGCCAGGCAAAGTGATCGACGGCGGAAAAATTTGTCACGAGCTGGGGTTTGAGTACAGTTACAGCGATCCAACGGTGATGCCACTGGGTTAA
- a CDS encoding NAD(P)/FAD-dependent oxidoreductase, with product MKHIESFYAATANDHDDWPRLEESIQTDVCIIGGGFTGLSSALFLTEAGYDVVVLEAARVGYGASGRNGGQVVNSYSRDIDVIEQRYGAESARMLGSMMFEGAAIIRDRIDRYAIACDYRPGGIFAALNNRQLNHLRAQKARWEHYGNHQLELLDETGIRREVASERYVGGLLDLQGGHLHPLNLALGEAEAIRRHGGRIYEFSAATAIDYGNPNRVKTASGEVTAKFVIFAGNAYISPQVEPRLSGKSMPCGSQIITTEPLSRDQALSLLPNNYCVEDCNYLLDYFRLTADNRLLYGGGVIYGAREPQDIDNLILPKLLRTFPQLQGVKISHRWSGNFLLTLSRMPHFGRLEHNTYFMQGDSGHGVTFTHLAGKLIAETLRGDAERFDAFANIPHLPFPGGRRFKVPLTAMGAVWYALRDRLGV from the coding sequence ATGAAACATATCGAGAGTTTTTACGCGGCGACCGCCAATGACCACGACGACTGGCCGCGGCTGGAAGAGTCGATTCAGACCGATGTCTGCATCATTGGCGGCGGCTTTACCGGCCTCTCTTCTGCGCTGTTTCTCACCGAAGCGGGTTATGACGTGGTGGTGCTGGAAGCGGCGCGCGTTGGCTATGGTGCCAGCGGCCGTAACGGCGGTCAGGTAGTTAATTCTTACAGCCGCGATATCGACGTTATTGAACAGCGCTATGGCGCAGAAAGCGCGCGCATGCTGGGCAGCATGATGTTCGAAGGCGCAGCGATCATCCGCGATCGCATCGATCGTTACGCGATCGCCTGTGATTATCGTCCCGGCGGCATTTTCGCCGCGCTGAATAACCGGCAGCTGAATCACCTGCGGGCGCAGAAAGCCCGCTGGGAACATTACGGCAATCATCAACTGGAACTGCTGGACGAAACCGGCATTCGACGCGAAGTTGCCTCAGAGCGCTACGTTGGCGGGCTGCTCGATCTGCAGGGCGGCCATCTGCATCCGTTAAACCTCGCGCTTGGCGAAGCCGAAGCGATTCGCCGTCACGGCGGCCGCATCTATGAGTTTTCCGCCGCCACGGCCATTGATTACGGCAACCCGAACCGTGTTAAAACCGCCAGCGGTGAAGTCACCGCGAAATTTGTGATTTTTGCTGGCAATGCCTACATTTCGCCGCAGGTCGAGCCGCGTCTGAGTGGCAAAAGCATGCCCTGCGGTTCGCAGATTATCACCACCGAACCGTTGAGCCGCGATCAGGCGCTGAGCCTGCTGCCGAACAATTACTGCGTGGAAGATTGTAACTATCTGCTCGATTATTTCCGTCTTACTGCCGATAATCGCCTGCTCTACGGCGGCGGTGTGATCTACGGCGCCCGCGAGCCGCAGGATATCGACAACCTGATTTTGCCCAAACTGCTGCGCACTTTCCCGCAGTTGCAGGGGGTGAAAATCAGCCATCGCTGGAGTGGAAACTTCCTGCTGACGCTGTCGCGCATGCCGCATTTTGGTCGGCTGGAGCACAACACCTATTTTATGCAGGGCGACAGCGGCCACGGCGTGACCTTTACTCATCTGGCAGGAAAGCTGATTGCTGAAACGCTGCGCGGCGACGCCGAACGCTTCGACGCCTTCGCTAACATCCCGCACCTGCCCTTCCCCGGCGGCCGACGCTTCAAGGTGCCGCTGACCGCCATGGGCGCGGTGTGGTACGCGCTGAGGGACAGATTGGGGGTGTGA
- the hisC gene encoding histidinol-phosphate transaminase gives MSLRWPANVRDLTPYQSARRLGGNGDVWLNANEFPLPVPFELSQNTLNRYPECQPKLVIERYARYAGLQPDQVLVSRGADEGIELLMRAFCEPGKDAILFCPPTYGMYSVSAETIGIEYRTVAATDNWQLNLPAIAEQLDGVKLVYMCSPNNPTGNLISADDIRQLLEMTRGKALLIADEAYIEFCPQATLASWLAEYPHLVILRTLSKAFALAGLRCGFTLANPPVIDLLMKVIAPYPLSTPVADIAGQALSDDGITLMRQHVAQLNDNRQWLIDALRQCACVEQVFASETNYVLARFSDSPTIFKTLWDQGIILRDQNKQPGLAGCLRISIGTRDECERVIAALQLLSGASREHA, from the coding sequence ATATCACTGCGCTGGCCGGCCAACGTGCGCGACTTAACGCCTTACCAGTCGGCGCGCCGCCTGGGTGGTAACGGCGACGTCTGGCTGAATGCCAACGAGTTTCCACTGCCGGTGCCGTTTGAGCTGTCGCAAAATACGCTGAATCGCTATCCGGAATGTCAGCCGAAGTTGGTGATCGAGCGCTACGCCCGTTATGCCGGTTTGCAACCCGATCAGGTGCTGGTGAGCCGCGGTGCCGATGAAGGCATTGAGCTGCTGATGCGCGCCTTCTGTGAACCAGGCAAAGATGCGATTCTGTTCTGCCCGCCGACCTACGGCATGTACAGCGTCAGCGCGGAGACCATCGGGATTGAATACCGTACCGTGGCGGCCACCGATAACTGGCAGCTGAACCTGCCTGCTATCGCTGAACAACTGGATGGCGTCAAGCTGGTCTATATGTGCAGCCCGAACAATCCTACCGGCAATCTGATCAGCGCTGACGATATTCGCCAGCTGCTGGAGATGACGCGCGGCAAGGCGCTGCTGATTGCCGATGAAGCTTATATTGAGTTCTGTCCACAGGCGACGCTGGCGAGCTGGCTGGCGGAGTATCCGCATCTGGTGATTCTGCGCACGCTGTCCAAAGCCTTTGCGCTGGCCGGTCTGCGCTGCGGTTTTACTCTGGCGAATCCGCCGGTGATCGATCTGCTGATGAAGGTGATTGCACCCTATCCGCTTTCCACGCCGGTGGCAGACATTGCCGGCCAGGCATTAAGCGATGACGGCATTACGCTGATGCGCCAGCATGTCGCGCAGCTGAACGATAATCGCCAGTGGCTGATCGATGCGCTGCGTCAGTGCGCCTGCGTGGAGCAGGTTTTCGCCAGCGAAACCAACTATGTTCTGGCGCGCTTTAGCGATTCTCCCACTATCTTTAAAACCTTGTGGGATCAGGGCATTATTTTGCGCGATCAAAACAAACAGCCGGGGCTGGCGGGATGCTTACGCATTTCTATCGGTACCCGCGACGAGTGCGAACGCGTTATCGCTGCACTGCAACTTTTATCCGGCGCTTCCAGGGAGCACGCATGA
- the puuD gene encoding gamma-glutamyl-gamma-aminobutyrate hydrolase — MGIIFNKPLIGVIMCQIDMQGHPSQMVHNKYLDAILLAGGIPLALPHGLLAAPDLLEQALAPLSGILLTGSPSNIEPWHYGESGDEPYADPGRDKLAFALINALIAHRTPLLAICRGLQELVVATGGTLHRQLHVQPGLRDHREDGTLSLDEQYAPAHDIVIEPDGLLQELVAGETAFWVNSLHQQGIKTLGPSLRSEARSADGLIEAVSLRDHPFALGVQWHPEWHAAESLLSQQLFGGFIRASQRYQQDARP; from the coding sequence ATGGGCATTATTTTTAACAAGCCGTTGATTGGCGTAATAATGTGCCAAATCGACATGCAAGGTCATCCCAGCCAGATGGTGCATAACAAATACCTTGATGCCATCCTGCTGGCGGGCGGTATTCCGCTGGCGCTGCCGCACGGCTTGCTGGCAGCACCCGATTTGCTTGAGCAGGCGCTGGCTCCGCTTAGCGGCATTCTGTTAACCGGCAGCCCCAGTAATATCGAACCCTGGCACTATGGTGAATCTGGCGATGAGCCGTACGCCGATCCCGGCCGCGATAAGCTCGCCTTCGCGCTGATTAATGCGCTGATTGCACATCGCACGCCGCTGCTGGCCATCTGCCGTGGCTTGCAGGAGCTGGTGGTGGCCACTGGCGGCACACTGCATCGTCAGCTTCATGTGCAGCCGGGTTTACGCGATCATCGCGAAGACGGCACCTTATCGCTGGATGAACAATATGCCCCTGCGCACGATATTGTTATCGAGCCGGATGGTCTGCTGCAGGAACTGGTGGCTGGCGAAACCGCTTTTTGGGTTAATTCGCTGCACCAGCAAGGCATTAAAACGCTGGGACCCTCGTTGCGCAGTGAAGCGCGTAGCGCCGATGGCCTGATTGAAGCGGTGAGCCTGCGCGATCATCCGTTTGCGCTGGGGGTGCAGTGGCATCCGGAATGGCACGCCGCTGAATCACTGCTGTCACAACAGCTGTTCGGCGGCTTTATCCGCGCCAGCCAGCGTTATCAGCAGGACGCACGACCATGA
- a CDS encoding glutamine synthetase family protein: MMTNLVEVEDFTRHSEEKRTSAFQREVQTYLERYPETQHVDILLNDLNGVFRGKRIPVASLAKLEKGCYFPASVFAMDILGNTVEAAGLGQSMGEPDNICLPVADTLVPSATDPHHLAQILLTMRNQDGTPFDVEPRNVLNHLWQRLRNRGLFPVVAVELEFYLVDKIRDAEGFIQPPCTPGSDDRNMQSQVYSVDNLDHFSAVLSEIDELARLQGIPADGALAEASPGQFEINLHHTRNVLSACDHAIQLKRLVRQVAEKHGMTATFMAKPYEEYAGSGMHVHISMLDAADHNALASDDGSDSPLLKRALAGMIDLMPASMALLAPNVNAYRRFLPESFVPLQASWGHNNRTVALRIPCGDVENHRVEYRVAGADANPYLVMAAILAGILHGLDNQLPLPHPVTGNGHEADGNPLPIRQSDALLAFEESHALRKLLGDRFGFVWYRCKHHEMMHFERLITATEIDWMLKNA; this comes from the coding sequence ATCATGACCAATCTTGTCGAAGTAGAAGACTTCACGCGGCACAGTGAAGAGAAACGAACCAGCGCGTTCCAGCGCGAAGTGCAAACTTACCTGGAACGCTATCCTGAAACGCAGCACGTCGATATTCTTCTCAATGATTTAAACGGTGTTTTTCGCGGCAAGCGCATTCCGGTTGCCAGCCTGGCAAAGCTGGAAAAGGGCTGCTATTTTCCCGCCTCGGTGTTCGCCATGGACATTCTGGGCAACACGGTGGAAGCCGCCGGTCTTGGCCAGTCGATGGGCGAACCGGACAACATCTGTTTGCCGGTTGCCGATACGCTGGTTCCCTCCGCTACCGATCCTCACCATCTGGCGCAAATTCTACTCACCATGCGCAATCAAGATGGCACTCCCTTTGACGTTGAACCCCGAAACGTACTCAATCACCTCTGGCAGCGCTTGCGCAACCGGGGATTGTTTCCGGTGGTAGCGGTAGAGCTGGAGTTCTATCTGGTGGATAAAATCCGCGATGCCGAAGGCTTTATCCAGCCGCCCTGTACGCCGGGCAGCGACGATCGCAACATGCAGTCGCAGGTCTATTCGGTGGATAATCTCGATCACTTTTCCGCAGTGCTCAGCGAGATTGATGAGCTGGCACGTTTGCAGGGCATTCCTGCCGATGGCGCGCTGGCAGAGGCGTCGCCAGGGCAGTTCGAAATCAACCTGCATCACACGCGCAACGTGTTAAGCGCCTGCGATCATGCCATTCAGCTCAAGCGACTGGTGCGGCAGGTGGCTGAAAAACACGGCATGACCGCCACTTTCATGGCCAAGCCCTATGAAGAGTACGCAGGCAGCGGAATGCATGTGCATATCAGCATGCTGGATGCCGCCGATCATAATGCGCTGGCCAGCGACGACGGCAGCGATTCGCCGCTGTTGAAACGCGCGCTGGCCGGGATGATCGATTTGATGCCCGCCTCTATGGCGCTGCTGGCACCGAACGTCAACGCCTACCGCCGCTTTTTACCGGAATCTTTTGTGCCTTTGCAGGCCTCCTGGGGGCATAACAACCGAACCGTGGCGCTACGCATTCCCTGTGGCGACGTGGAAAATCATCGCGTGGAATACCGTGTTGCGGGCGCCGATGCCAACCCCTATCTGGTCATGGCGGCAATACTTGCCGGTATTCTGCACGGGCTTGATAACCAGTTGCCGCTGCCGCACCCGGTTACCGGCAATGGCCATGAAGCCGATGGCAATCCGCTACCGATTCGTCAGAGCGATGCGCTGCTCGCCTTTGAAGAGAGTCACGCGCTGCGCAAGCTGCTGGGCGATCGGTTCGGTTTCGTCTGGTATCGCTGCAAACATCACGAAATGATGCATTTTGAGCGGTTAATCACCGCCACCGAAATCGACTGGATGCTGAAAAATGCCTGA
- the gabT gene encoding 4-aminobutyrate--2-oxoglutarate transaminase, which translates to MSHSNHQWQSRREAAVTPGVASALNCYLAKARNAELWDVEGRRHIDFASGIAVLNTGHNHPKVIAAVQAQLEQFTHPCFQVTPYGSYVELAEKLNALVPIQAPTQTLLMSTGAEAVENAIKVARIATGRSAIIAFRGGFHGRTLLGMALTGKVQPYKKGYGPFPGGIFHAPYPASYLGISDNQALGALQGIFAADVAPDDVAAIIIEPVQGEGGFYAASSDFLRQLRKLCDEHGIVLIADEIQSGFCRTGKTFAIEHSGVEPDIMTMAKSLAGGFPLSAIVGRRELMQKALPGGLGGTYAGSPIGIAAALAVLEIIEEEQLNQRAEQQGELLQAALHAMASEFDCIGDVRGCGAMVAMELVEAGDRQRPDKLLTQALVQEAGRQGLVLLSCGVRGNVIRFLIPLTASKEIIEEGLNVLYSSLRMVQNTRPAK; encoded by the coding sequence ATGTCGCACTCTAATCATCAGTGGCAGTCCCGTCGCGAGGCGGCAGTCACACCCGGCGTAGCCAGCGCGCTGAACTGTTATCTCGCCAAAGCACGCAACGCCGAGCTGTGGGACGTGGAAGGGCGGCGTCACATCGATTTTGCGTCCGGCATTGCGGTGTTGAACACCGGCCATAACCATCCAAAGGTCATTGCCGCGGTGCAGGCGCAGCTGGAGCAGTTCACGCATCCCTGTTTTCAGGTTACGCCGTACGGCAGCTACGTTGAGCTGGCGGAAAAGCTTAATGCGCTGGTGCCGATTCAGGCGCCCACGCAAACACTGCTAATGTCGACCGGTGCCGAAGCGGTGGAAAATGCTATCAAGGTGGCGCGCATTGCTACCGGACGCAGCGCGATCATCGCCTTTCGCGGCGGTTTTCATGGCCGCACGCTGTTGGGCATGGCGCTGACCGGCAAGGTGCAGCCCTATAAAAAAGGTTACGGCCCGTTTCCAGGCGGCATTTTTCATGCGCCGTACCCCGCCAGCTATCTGGGTATTTCAGACAATCAGGCGCTGGGCGCGCTGCAGGGCATTTTTGCCGCTGACGTGGCGCCCGACGATGTCGCCGCGATCATTATTGAGCCGGTTCAGGGCGAGGGCGGTTTTTATGCTGCCTCATCCGATTTTCTGCGCCAGCTGCGAAAGCTGTGTGACGAGCACGGCATCGTACTGATTGCCGATGAGATTCAGAGCGGCTTCTGCCGCACCGGTAAAACCTTTGCCATTGAGCACAGCGGCGTGGAGCCGGATATCATGACTATGGCGAAAAGTCTTGCCGGTGGTTTTCCGCTTTCGGCGATTGTTGGCCGTCGTGAGCTGATGCAAAAAGCGCTGCCTGGCGGGCTTGGCGGCACCTACGCTGGCTCACCGATCGGCATTGCCGCCGCGCTGGCGGTGCTGGAGATCATTGAAGAGGAACAGTTGAACCAGCGCGCGGAGCAGCAGGGCGAGCTGTTACAGGCGGCGCTGCACGCAATGGCCAGCGAATTTGACTGCATCGGCGACGTGCGTGGCTGCGGCGCAATGGTGGCGATGGAGCTGGTGGAAGCGGGCGATCGGCAGCGTCCGGACAAGCTGCTGACGCAGGCGCTGGTGCAGGAAGCGGGCCGTCAGGGGCTGGTGCTACTCTCCTGCGGCGTACGCGGTAACGTGATCCGTTTTCTGATTCCGCTGACCGCCAGTAAAGAAATTATCGAGGAAGGCCTGAACGTCTTGTATTCATCACTGCGAATGGTGCAAAATACGCGCCCTGCAAAATGA
- the hisB gene encoding bifunctional histidinol-phosphatase/imidazoleglycerol-phosphate dehydratase HisB yields the protein MSQKTLFIDRDGTIISEPPEDFQVDRMDKLAFEPDAIPALLKLQKAGYQLVMITNQDGLGTSSFPQADFDGPHNLMMQILTSQGITFSDVLICPHKPEDHCDCRKPKVKMVEAWLTDGALDKANSYVIGDRATDIELAENMGIQGLRYGNENLDWNTIAAQLTKRDRHALVERNTKETQIKVEVWLDREGGSRFNTGVGFFDHMLDQIATHGGFRMNIEVKGDLYIDDHHTVEDTGLALGEALLKALGDKRGIGRFGFVLPMDECLARCALDISGRPHLEYKAEFTYQRVGDLSTEMVEHFFRSLSYTMASTLHLKTKGKNDHHRVESLFKAFGRTLRQAIRVEGNTLPSSKGVL from the coding sequence ATGAGCCAGAAAACGCTTTTTATTGACCGCGACGGCACCATTATTTCTGAGCCGCCCGAAGATTTTCAGGTCGACCGTATGGACAAGCTCGCCTTTGAGCCGGATGCCATTCCAGCGCTGTTGAAGCTGCAGAAAGCGGGCTATCAGCTGGTGATGATCACCAATCAGGATGGTTTAGGTACCAGCAGCTTTCCGCAGGCGGATTTTGATGGCCCACACAACCTGATGATGCAGATCCTCACTTCGCAGGGCATCACCTTCAGCGATGTGCTGATCTGCCCGCATAAGCCGGAAGATCACTGCGACTGCCGCAAGCCTAAGGTCAAAATGGTGGAAGCCTGGCTCACTGACGGTGCGCTGGATAAGGCCAATAGCTATGTGATCGGCGACCGGGCTACTGATATCGAGCTGGCCGAAAACATGGGCATTCAGGGTCTGCGTTACGGTAACGAGAACCTCGACTGGAACACGATTGCCGCGCAGCTGACCAAACGCGATCGTCATGCGCTGGTGGAACGCAACACCAAAGAGACGCAAATCAAAGTAGAAGTCTGGCTGGATCGCGAAGGCGGTAGCCGCTTTAACACCGGCGTTGGCTTCTTTGACCATATGCTGGATCAGATCGCCACCCATGGCGGCTTTCGCATGAACATTGAGGTGAAAGGCGATCTCTATATTGACGATCACCACACCGTGGAAGATACCGGCCTTGCGCTGGGTGAAGCGCTGCTGAAAGCGCTGGGCGATAAGCGTGGCATCGGCCGCTTCGGTTTTGTATTGCCGATGGACGAATGCCTGGCGCGCTGCGCGCTGGATATCTCCGGCCGGCCGCATCTCGAATACAAGGCGGAGTTTACCTATCAGCGCGTCGGCGATCTGAGTACCGAAATGGTTGAGCACTTCTTCCGCTCGCTCTCTTACACCATGGCGAGCACGCTGCACCTGAAAACCAAAGGCAAGAACGATCATCACCGCGTGGAGAGCCTGTTTAAGGCCTTTGGCCGCACGCTGCGCCAGGCGATTCGCGTTGAAGGCAACACGCTGCCAAGCTCGAAGGGAGTGCTGTAA
- the hisL gene encoding his operon leader peptide codes for MTSVQFTHHHHHHPD; via the coding sequence ATGACCAGCGTACAGTTCACCCACCATCATCACCATCACCCTGACTAG